In Kosmotoga arenicorallina S304, the sequence ACGGCATTTGGCACTGCCCTTGCATATGTTCCACCACCTATTGTATGGAGCAGTGCTTTTTCTCCTGTAACTCTTTCATATACGTCAATAAGCAATTTCACCAGCTCACTATCGGGAGATACGTAAAGGGGATCATGATGATGTTCAGGCCTTGTTTCAAGCCCGCTGAGGGCTTCTTCAATTTGTGCTCTTATTCGTTTTTCATTGAAAAAAACCGGGTATCTGATGTTTATTACGCCTTCTATCTTTTCTTTGTGGTACTTCAATGTGCCGAAATTTACACTCAGTGCTCCTGTTATCTTATCCCGACCGGCTATCCCAAGAGAATTTCCATCTGTTTCATAGCCTATCTTTGAGGAAACCTTTTGCACAAATTCCTCAAGCCCGGCTTTTGAAAGCTCCAATTTTGAGAGAAAGTCTATTAGGGCTGAAATAGCATTTACACCGGTTTCTGGCTTCGAACCATGTGCCGAGATGCCTTTTACTCGAATTTCCAGAACATCGGTATGTCTTTCCCAGTCAATTGTTGCTTTGTTTTTTGGCTTGAAAAGCCTGAGTGTTGCCTCCAACTTATTGAGATCTCCTTTTATCACTGCCCTTGCGTCAGCTGCCACCATATTGGAAGCTTCTCCACCTTCGAGCTCGATGATTTCAAAGCCATCTTTGCTTTCACCCGCTTCTTTGGAGAATCTATAATTCACTATCCCTTTTTCTGCGTAGATAAGCGTGAAAGCTGCGTCAGGCGTTACAGACATTTCAGGAACCTCTTCATTTTTTAGATAATGATTTATGCCACCCCAACCGGATTCTTCATTGGTTCCGAATATTATCCTTATCCTGTTAATAGGTTCAATGCCGGCATCTTTTATGGCTTTTAATGCATACAGCGCAGCTATGGTAGGACCTTTGTCATCAATGGCTCCTCTGCCGTATATATATCCATTTTTTACAATCCCCCCATAGGGTTCAACGCTCCAACCTGTTCCTTCCGGGACCACATCAAGATGCCCGAGAACGCCAAAAAGCCTGCCAGTGTTCCCGTATTGCACGTGCCCGGCATAATTGTCCACGTTTTTGACTTCGAATCCAAGCCTTTTCCCGAGCTCCAGAGCTTTTTCAAGGGCTCTTTTCACTTCCAGTCCAAAGGGAGCACCTTCTTCGGGTTCACCTTGTACGGAAGGTATCTTTATCATTTCTGAAATTGCGCCAACCATTTCGTCTTTCAATTCGAGAACGGCGTTATCCACTTTTCTGTTCATCGAAACACCTCCGTGAGTCAATATTTATTTCAAAAGTTCCCTGACCTTTTGCGATTCCCCTCTGTGGCATAACAGTGTGCCTTCAGAAGTGACTACAAAAATAATGTCTTCCACTGAACTGATTCTAACACTTCGTTCTGTCATATTGAAAAGCAGAGAGTTTTTCACATCATGTAAAACGAACTTGCCTTTGATCACATTCCCGTTTGTGTCTTTTTCTTCAAGTTCATATACAGAATCCCAGCTTCCCACATCGTTCCAGTAAAAATTACTAGGGATTACCAGAGCGTTATTTGCCTTTTCCATTATCCCGTAATCAATGGAAATGGATTGAAAGCCCTTATAAACCTCTTCAATGCTATTTTCGCCATCAAATGCCCTTTTCAACCCGTTATACACATCTGGGAGAAACTTTTCCAGAGCCTTCTGGAATACTTCTGTCCGCCATATAAACATACCGGAGTTCCAGTAATAGTTACCCGATCTGAGATACTTCTGTGCGAGCTCGAAGGCGGGCTTTTCATGGAATTTTTTTACGCAGAAACTGTTCCGTTTCACGGTAAAGGCTTTCCCCCTCTCTATATAACCATATCCCGTATGAGGGCTTGTAGGAGTAATGCCAATTGTTACAAGCACGTCATGGGTTTGAGCTTCACGAATCGCGTCCCAAATAATCTTTTGAAAGGACTCCAGATCCCGGATGATATGATCCGATGGAAGCACCACCATTACATCTTTCGGGTCAAAGTACATGCTCGCCAGTGCAATAGCTGGCGCAGTGTTTCTACCGAAGGGTTCAACTAGTAAACTTTCTAGTTCTATTTCTTTAATCAATTGGTTAAATATATCTCTCTGTTCAAAAGTTGTAATTATATATACCCTGTCAGCAAGTCCTCTCAGTCTATTCATTGTTTGAACTATAAGAGGCATGGAATCACCAAAAGCGTGGAATTGTTTAGGCATTTTTTTCGTGCTTAGAGGCCAGAGCCTTTCTCCAATTCCCCCTGCCATTATCAACGCTTTTACCACTAAATACACCCCCAAAGTAAAGTTTTATACTTTACATTTTGCTTTAATTTGTAGTAGAATTTCTTTGTAAAAGGTTGGTGATTACTTGAAAAAAACATATTTAATCAATGTTATTTTGATTATAGTTTCTGTGCTTTTAGCCATAGGTTTAGCAAATGAGCTGGAAGAATTCACCTTTCCTGTTAAGGTGATCCCATTGTTGCTGTTTTTTGTTTTAACTGATCTCGTGCCTATTAAGGCCAAGGAGCTGCGTTTAATAACCAACTTTGCTGGAATGGTCCCTCTTATGATTTTCTGGGATCCCCATTTAGCGCCTTTTGCTGTCTTTTTTACTATAATAAAACAAACCAGATCAGTTGAACACAAGATTCAGAAGAAAGTCTTCAGAGTACTTCACTACTTCATAATGTATGCCTCCGGAGTATATTTTACCAGCTGGAATGGAAACACTTATCTCTCTCTTTTGAATTTTGCATTGATTGCCAAGCTGTCAAGCTTTATTACGGGTGACATCCTGAACCAGTACATGAGCAACATCAAGATTTCTCTTGAAAACTTCGTGATAAACGCCATAGAAACAGCTTATTTTGTTTTCTTAGCAATTGTTGGAGGGTTGCTCTGGACTCTATATTCAGCGGGAATGGCTTTAGAAGCAGGATTTATCTTTATGCTTTTTCCACTGACGTTGATGGTGGTATGG encodes:
- the pepV gene encoding dipeptidase PepV; its protein translation is MNRKVDNAVLELKDEMVGAISEMIKIPSVQGEPEEGAPFGLEVKRALEKALELGKRLGFEVKNVDNYAGHVQYGNTGRLFGVLGHLDVVPEGTGWSVEPYGGIVKNGYIYGRGAIDDKGPTIAALYALKAIKDAGIEPINRIRIIFGTNEESGWGGINHYLKNEEVPEMSVTPDAAFTLIYAEKGIVNYRFSKEAGESKDGFEIIELEGGEASNMVAADARAVIKGDLNKLEATLRLFKPKNKATIDWERHTDVLEIRVKGISAHGSKPETGVNAISALIDFLSKLELSKAGLEEFVQKVSSKIGYETDGNSLGIAGRDKITGALSVNFGTLKYHKEKIEGVINIRYPVFFNEKRIRAQIEEALSGLETRPEHHHDPLYVSPDSELVKLLIDVYERVTGEKALLHTIGGGTYARAVPNAVAFGPLFPGREETEHQPDERVLIDDLVMMARIYAQLFHRILTKW
- a CDS encoding mannose-1-phosphate guanylyltransferase, coding for MVKALIMAGGIGERLWPLSTKKMPKQFHAFGDSMPLIVQTMNRLRGLADRVYIITTFEQRDIFNQLIKEIELESLLVEPFGRNTAPAIALASMYFDPKDVMVVLPSDHIIRDLESFQKIIWDAIREAQTHDVLVTIGITPTSPHTGYGYIERGKAFTVKRNSFCVKKFHEKPAFELAQKYLRSGNYYWNSGMFIWRTEVFQKALEKFLPDVYNGLKRAFDGENSIEEVYKGFQSISIDYGIMEKANNALVIPSNFYWNDVGSWDSVYELEEKDTNGNVIKGKFVLHDVKNSLLFNMTERSVRISSVEDIIFVVTSEGTLLCHRGESQKVRELLK